The following DNA comes from Eriocheir sinensis breed Jianghai 21 chromosome 37, ASM2467909v1, whole genome shotgun sequence.
AAATATGACCAGCTAAAACCAAATCTTCCTCACAATAGCCTAACACAATATATGATGATTTTTCACCAGACTGTGGTCATCTTACAATTTTTCAAAACTAAAACTAAACATTTCAGTTTTTGCTAAAACCTTCACCATGTTGTTTCCCATATGGTAATACACTGTTCAAAATTTGTTTACCTTATGCTTGTTGTTCTAGCTGGAAATaaacatgtatgtgtgtgtaaaagtgAACTGTGAAATGGATGGGAAAAGGTGAAAACTGCATGAGTTATCCACCATAAACTGTTTACTGTTTGTCAATGGTTTGTGCTTAACACCCATATTCTTGCAAAGGACAAGGATGGACTGTACTTAAGAATAAAAGCATTTTCAAAGAGTTCTGgcatttcaattcaaagctgaAGGATGGCATGTTAACTTCTTAATACTGACTACATTGTGATAGCACTCAAGTTTTAATGCAAGAAAAGGCTAGTGCAAtgcacacaggaaaaaaaaaatggaatgctCTCTGTCTTTTTATAGCCATTCAATTTAGGGCATATTCACTGCATAAAATCACTTTTACTTTGTCATCAGTAGTGTTTATGGCATAGGACTTTATTTAATGCTGCTTTTTTTATCTGATTAAGTTTTTCTTTAGGAATGCACTGATGCAAATCTATTGAGGTTTTTCTCTCATACATCATTGCTACAGCCTCCAACTGTGTGGTGGCTGTCACTGTGCTGACTGAGGAGGATTTTCTGGCCAAGCAGAGAGCACTAGAGACAGCTTTGCCTTTTAATTTCTGCACCACAAGGGTAAGGCTGTAGCAGCACCAATGAAATACATACAATGTTCACTCTGTAACTTGATAATTAAATTGAGTCACTGGACTAGCATTCTGCTCCACCATTACCTGCTATTTAGGGTAAGTTTGCCAGTTTGTAAGAAACATCTGAATTTTCTCAGGAAAGGACTAAACTATACTTTGAGAACCTTAGCTGATTTATAATTTATATTTCAATTTATATTCAACTCTggtttctagttattttttatagGTACAAGCTGAAATAAAGAGTATGAATGGCAAACATACCCTAATTGTTGGAAAATGGACCACAACCATGAGCTGTATATATAAACTTCATAAACCTTTCCCAGCATGCATTTCCTCCACTACAACAGCTAcatttctatctgtatttttttgttcccaAGTGTCGTGTATTTAGGTGATGAGTGAGATGGCTTTTTCGTTCAAACTCTTTGCCACACTTGGCGCAACTGTGTCGAATCTTCAAGTGAGCGCGAGTTTTCAGGTGCCTATTCAGGTTGCTTCTCCACTTGTACTGAATGCCACACTTGACACACTCGTACTCCCTCACGTTGGAGTGGACTTTGGTGTGGGCGATCAGGCTGTTCTTCGCGGTGAAGGTTTTATTACACTCCTGACATCTAAACTTGgtcgttttctgttttctgttcaaCACTTCAGAACCCTCATCTGTTTCTCTTTTGATATCATTCTTTTTCATAACTGTGGGAACTTCTTGGTTGCCCTTAGGGTCTGTGATATTGCTCTTTTTCTTAACTGCGGGCACTTCATGACTGGCCTTATGGTCTGTgatatcattctttttcttcactatGGCCATTTCATGACTGCCTTTATGGACCTGGACCATGGCTGTATTTGTTTTAACAGTATTCTTTTTTATGATTTGTTTCGGAGCAGTATTATGAGACCTTTTCAAGTGGTGTATGAGAAATATCTTTTGATTGAATATTTTGCCACACTTCTGACATTTGTGTCTCACCAAGTGACCCTTTCTCTTCTTGTGGCGCATCAGGTTACTCCGATACTTGAACTGCATCCCACACTGCTCACACTCATACTCCCTATAATCAGAATGTACCTTCCTGTGCTGCCTGAAGCAGGTCCTTGATGTAAATTCCTTCCCGCAATCTTCACATTTATATTCCTTTAGTCCATAATGCATCAAAGTGTGAGCTCTGAGATCTACCCTTTTAATAAAATGTTTAGGACATAATTCACACTTGAACCTTTTAGTTACAGTGTGCTGTTTTAAGTGTTGGTCCAGCTGGCTTTCACTGAGGAACACTTCTTCACATTGCTCGCAGCAAAACACAGTCACACCTCTGTGGGAAAGTGAGTGCTGGATATGCCTGCTGCTGCTTGTCAGGATCTCCCCACACTCATCACACATAAACTGCTTCACCTTCTCCATTGTGACTCACTCAGTTTACAAATTTAGTAGGCTGTGGCCTTCCTTACACACTACACAACACTCAGGGCATGCTGTCTATTGCACACAAACTATATATTTTCCTCACAAGCAGCACTCACATATCAACACACGTTAGTAATCACTATACCAGTCACACCAACTCAACTCATTATACCAATGTCTCTTGGAGCTAGACACAGGTGTGGCCTTCACACTGCTGTGGGCTCAGACCACTGGGTGGTGGTGTCCCTGGCAGGTGGTGGAGTCCTGCTATCAAGACACCACACACATGGATGAAGGAAATCCACCAAATGCAGCATGCATCGGCTGTTCCACTGTCTCATCAGGAGCTGTTGGAGTAAGAGTAACGTTAAAACTGAGGTGGATGAATCTATTGTTAAGGTGTGCACTCAAATTTTGTAGGCATTGTTTTAATTTAGATGTCACTGGAAACTTGTTCACATAAAGGTTGGTAACTAATACTAATTCATACTGTATGCTGCCTCACTCCCTCCAGTTTTCAACGATatctttttaatttttactttattAATTTCCAGGTGATTCAAAGTTGGTACGTTCTTCACCACACAGTCTGGTATTTCACCTTCTGGCTCCACTACGAAGACCTTTGAAAATTGCTCTGCTATAATTTCAACCTTCTCCAATTCATTTTCAGTTTTACCATCTTCAGCAGTGCCCTTATATAAGTCAGGAATCCTGGGTTTACTTTTTACCTTACTCTGGACATATTTCCAAAACACTTTGGGATTCACCTTTACATTTTTagctatctctctttcctttaccttcacaGCATTTCGTGTTTCTTTTCTGATTTGATTATTCAGTCTTCTGTACTCCTTCTCGGTCTCCATATACACTTTCCTGTTGAATGCATTCAAATTTCCCTTTAAAGAtttcattctcatccataaccaCCTGGACAAGTGGCTGTCAACAGTACCTGACCAGCCACCAACGCCAGGTTATTCCAGTGGCAGCAGGAATGGTCTCCACGGCACAAGAGGAGAGGAGCCAGTGGGAAGCAGCAGAGGTCCACCTCAGCTGTGTCTGTAGTCGACGAAAttcaacaaagtaaacaaagtatATACTTTCGGTATTCATTTCTTTCATTGCCACTTCCCAATTTTTTGTATTTGATAGTTTTACACTTCATTTGAGTGTTTTAAGGCCTCAGTTGTTTTGAAATTAAGTAATAACCATAATACAGCCAATGCATGATGTGAGGAAAACACAGAGGGTGGAGCTCCCATGTTGGGTTAGATATGTTTGCCTGCCTGCTGCGCTACAGGCTGCACCTAAAAACCTTCGGTAATTGATTTACAGTGTACAAACATTTCGGCCACCAGCACAATACACACAAAGAGATCCTTATGGGAAAACCCGACCATGGACACGGCCTTCCGGAGGGGCGCCCTAagaccctcacccccaccacggCAGCACACCATaaccctccccgccgccgcctagtGTACCCTTACCTTGTCACGCTGGCCTCTCCAGGTGTCCGTGTCCGTGATGTCCGTGTCGCCACCCTCCTGAAAgccctcacacgcacacacacatacacacacactgctggATGCGGAGCCGCCCTCgcccttgatcttgatgtcacaggcgaCTCTGCTGGATTCTCCCAAATCATTCTGAGCCAATTTCACGGTCCAACACAGTGACTTTGTAAtagcccaaaccaaactatttaATCTCCTACATTCCATAATGGTTAGGTTTTTGATGCAACACTACTACATACGAGACTTCCCATATGGTTTCATCAACTTTCTGAACTTAAAACATTTTGACGCCCGCGcaggcacacacatttggcaagctttcgtaggagttttggacatttctaggggtagttttatgactctggtagtTTGgtcattcttttgtgccatgaacctttATAAAAACACTCGAGACcgcgactgatctcattttcagCCTTAATTCTTGGTCTTGATGTTACAGGTGGGCCATTTCAGCTTCAGTAAAGAAAATCAAGTATACATATCCACATCCCAATATTAAATGCTACTGTCTACACCTCGTAATACGCTACATTCTGCCCAAAACTCTTTATCAGCAGCGCATCACTCATCCGGCCGCAGCGTCATCCACTCTTGATCTACTTATACCTTCCTGTCCTCTCAACCACACCCGTTTCACGTTCCATTTCAGTAAGAATTACCCGATCATTTCCACTCTCTCCATGTCACACTTCTCATGATGTAGTTATATCCTAAGAGGCGAGCCACGTGAAATGCAGAAGGGGAGAGGTAGAGGCCGGCCGGGGctggaattcacaaacatactcactaacttaTACGAACTAACatataactacgcactattgaaatgccagaattttctcttttctccacgcccacacgtcctctgcgtgtaacgaaacacacgagaaattaatccagacaaggaaaggtttgccggcgtcggggatcgaacccgcgaccagcgtaacgagagagccactcctttaccagtcggccaaagaggtaccccctggCAGAgggggttatgggaggctcgcgcatcaggcaagtcgtgtcactacactattgatttagcgaccgacgttagcgtcagattcacaaagcaaactttagatggtagttagaggctcGCTAAGTAAGCGAGGCCGccgattggttgatgacgtcattgcccttgcagcgaatcacaattgcatgttcacaaaaccgtcagccaatcgtagggaggcccctccagctgTTGGTTCAAAAgaacccgttctcttttcccattttctttcttttaaggcaaactgtactaaatcataatctaggaacaattatttcgttgtttgctgcacatttacgtctaggtaactctgctgttcgatgtcttgttatctaaaaacatgcttaaggggaagaaaaagaagataaggaggagattgaggcaggaagagagcaaaTTCAAAATAAtgtggcatatatatatatatatatatatatatatatatatatatatatatatatatatatatatatatatatatatatatatatatataccaaggcagacaaggacgaaaggaaggaacgaggaaaagttaagactgtcttgccatatctgcagcccaactcatgggctgtcacccgacaaaggtccatggtcccacggcgagggacaaatgtagagatggatggatgatcgaatggatgaggagataggaagatgaaggaggagggaggtctggcaatcccccggctgggtgttgccataccgcccacacttatcatatgcctctcaaagtgtgtatatctcatcattttattaagaaatgggcttcctctactcgcaaagtcatatttcaagttgaaaaacgcgatttataagcatttatacgtaaatataataatattgttagtgtttactacacccccgaggcagtagttatttaacaacaaatttagcgtcacacagaacGCGGTAAAGCTTTgtgaatccgcgcgctaacccgtgacgtcatcgattagttggtagttattaccacgcgagctttgtgtatcgcaatgttctcaaaactacgcactaagggcccaaaactacgcactaagcctttgtgaatcTAGCCGCGGgtaatgggggagagggagagatatgaaGATCATTTACCGTATCCTATAATGTGACTTGATTCGGTTTTTCAGAAGCAGTAcactgataaataaataataactaaAGAACTAAACTAGAGTTGGATAGATTTGCACCCAAGAGCATTACAAACAGCGGATATATTTGCAAAACTGAACTTGCAGCACATGGCACACCGCGGTCGGAGGACAGATGCAGACCGCAGACGGGTCACGGATGCCCGTTGAGGTTCAAGCCTTGCTGCCACTATGTCTCGTGGCGTCACACCATCAGCATAGgggaccaatatatatatatatatatatatatatatatatatatatatatatatatatatatatatatatatatatatatatatatatatataaagaaaaagagagatctGGCTATGCTGAATTTAAATGATTCTATATCCACATCACAGTCAAGTTGACTCATCATTTGTTTAACTTGCTTTCCTAAGTTTCTCTTGGAATAATTAGTTTCATTTTCCATAGGATCCTTTGCTCTAAACCTATTGCATGTCTTTCTCATTACGTCTTAAGAATGGAGAGATTTATTAATTCAAGTTGTTACTTAGTTGTATCTGCTGGCACTTGTAATTCAGCATGAAAATGTTATTAtgttaataacaaaaaaaatatttatacctgTCAGTATCAGGGAACACCCCGCTGTGACCCACAGTCTATTCCACTCCCAAGAAGATGGTGGTCTGGAGGTGTGGACTGGATTTATTTGTTTGAAGGAtacttattttgttatttcttctaGTCTTGACTGTCTTGTTTTATGCCTAGTCTTGTTTTATGCCACTGACAGCTAGTCTTATTTTATACCAAAGGATTACGATATAAGTATTCAAATCTCTTTTGatactgatcttttttttttcaactttgatCATtgaattttgccttttttttttctacttccttagTTGTACAGTTTCTATATGCATTGAAATTGTGTGAAGTCTTGTATGGAGTGGGGCTTGACTGGCAAGACCAGTCCTCTGCCCTTTGTTGAGTACATCATATTTACTTCCCAGAAAAActgtaacaatgaaaatacttGTCATAAAGTTGACATGTTCATATGTGCAGTTTCTTTGTACCTGCTTAGTTGATCAAACCTAACACTGACCAGCAAAGTTTAGACAAAACTGCCCTTACCTCCTACACTAACGACACACCCCGTGAGCCATTACTGACAGCAACACAACAATAACAAATGAGACTTTAGACGAATGTACAGAGAATGACTCAATGACCTCAAGAGCTGCTCTCAATGTTTGTATGTGAGTTGGTCATAATTAACCTTACCCATCCCCCAACTAAATACTCTTCGGGCCATACCTGTTTGATACTATGTACATCTACTGATGAATGGTTGTTACATCTGAAATAAACAGAGGTATTGATATTTTAGTGACATGTCTGATTAAATgtcaacacaagatggcgccactataaacactcggctgcgccagaacgggctgggcaaaccatcaggccccaacaggaagaagcctaccagcgcaataggccgagacgtgtaaaaaaaaaaaacaaaaaaaaaaaaaaaaaaggcctgatTCATTTCCATACCATGATTGTTCCATGTGAACGGAGGTTTTGATCTTTTAGTTACATGCTTGATTTAGTTACATGACTGATTTTCATAATATGATTATTCCATGTGTCAAATTATGCTTAAGAATTAACAACATTGTTGTTCTGTTTTACATTTCAGTACTGTTGTGTCATTGCGAACGAGTTGTACGGAACGTATACTGACCACGTCAAGATGTCCTGTACAGAGTTTGAGTGTCTTCTGCAGTGTGGAAAGCCGTGTGATGCGGCAGATTCAACTGATGATATAACTAAAGACGCATGGGATAAATTGAAATCCAAAGCTCTGAACTGGAAGGGTCTTGATAGATTTGGGAATGTGTATGATACTGTTGACTAGGAACTGGGACCCTGTGGTAAACATGTGCACACTAACTGTCGAATTGATATTTCAAGCTCAGATAAACTTACAAGACCTATGACGAGGCAGCAGAAACGTGACAGAGAATTAGCCTCTCTTGATCAAACAAGTGATGATTACATAAGTCAGCATGAACAGGATTTATCCTCATCTTTATGAAAGCGTCTGCGATTGAGTGTAAAAGTTGTGCATGAcaactgtctgtgtgtctggtgCATGAAACTGGAGGATACCAAACATCCTGAGCGAACAGGAAAGTGGCTTCTCATATCTTATCAGCCTGCATGGAATGTTTTCAAAAGCCACACCACAGTGCTGCAAGACGATGCCATGAGGGACAGAATCAACTGCCTCATTGACTCCATCACTGATCCATTTGCAGCTGAGATAAGGTGACACCATAAGTGCTGGTTTAAGTACATTGTTCCATATCAAAAAATGTCCAGTTACGGAAAGTAACTTTTCGTGAGGTGCAAACTATGTTCATAGATCATGTTCGTCAGGCTATTTTTGTTGACCATGAGATCAGGACACTTCAGGGATTACTCGCAGCTTATCAAAAAATCATGGAAAATTATGGCTTGCCTACATCAGGGTCCAAATCAAGCTACATAAAGGAGATTCTAATGAAAGAATTTGAAATTGGAGTAGGTTTTTACCATAGCTGggtgttatcgcgataagttaacGCGATACTTTATTACTGATAAcaaaattgggttatcggccatctgctacttatttaaatatatatcggtatctacgttacttttgtaaccaaactagggATAATcattacttttttccgcctctcagaaaaaaaaaacgtctcctccctactgggCATGCGTGGcctgggcgcccggtgttgtatgaaaaaacttcggggtatgaaatatcttcggtgaagagatttcatacttagatcattaacattaaaacactaggttatttttttttatggtaggctcaaaaatcaatatgtatatcaaagagaaaaatcacttaactttgccccccaaaagattattcactgcctcaaatttgatattccatattcgtttgtgaccataccatggtattgaaggcacccggtgtttgttatttggtgtcccattgtcaaaagttggcgcttttgtttacaaacactggtctctcgtgaactacgcatgttcagaccagtaagtgtagccctgttcagtctcacaaagctttttaacacattaagagttgctggaaggctgaatcagacatacagtaccaccatccacgctgtttctagaacgactctctgtacatataaatacaactcgtataCAGTGCCactctagaaacagcggggatggtggtagtggtactgtatgtgtgattcagccttccagcaactctcaattacagttaaaaagctttgagactgtacaggtctaggCTTGCTGGTCTGAGGATGCACGGTTCACGAgacaccagtgtttgtaaacaaaagtgccagcttttgacgatggggatgccaaataacacaacaccagttcaggtgtttctagtattaccgtgaCAGGTTTGGTCGGTAAATATAAAGacgagaaggggctgtgagtctgatatcTCAAATTCCAAATATTTTTatatactgtattttttttattttttattgctgagaatctTCGAGATCTTCGGAAGTTCAGgtctttcaagaaccccacatagaCAATGACGATTTTCAGACTGACACATTAACTGGTGGGGGTACATCACATCGTACAAACGTGATGTACGTCCAGCGAGTCTCCCAAGAATTTTACGGTCGTCCGTCTGGTGAACGGGTAAAAGATTCTACAGCCTTATCATCGACCCTAAAGGAGCTTGTGACAGAGATGCAGACCCATGACCATTATGTTACTCACCAACGGGGAGAGCCGTCAGTCAGCACCAGGGTGTTGCCTAAAGTTTGTGGAATTATGCCTCAAAAGAAACGTGGTATTGTTCATACACTGGTGCATGCAGGTGCTTCTGGTGAGCACTTGTTTGATCAAGAGAGGCTAATTCTCTGTCACGTTTCTGCTGCCTCGTCTTAGGTCTTGTAAGTTTATCTGAGCTTGAAATATCAATTCGACAGTTAGTGTGCACATGTTTACCACAGGGTCCCAGTTCCTAGTCAACAGTATCATACACATTCCCAAATCTATCAAGACCCTTCCAGTTCAGAGCTTTGGATTTCAATTTATCCCATGCGTCTTTAGTTATATCATCAGTTGAATCTGCCGCATCACACGGCTTTCCACACTGCAGAAGACACTCAAACTCTGTACAGGACATCTTGACGTGGTCAGTATACGTTCCGTACAACTCGTTCGCAATGACACAACAGTACTGAAATGTAAAACAGAACAACAATGTTGTTAATTCTTAAGCATAATTTGACACATGGAATAATCATATTATGAAAATCAGTCATGTAACTAAATCAAGCATGTAACTAAAAAATCAAAACCTCCGTTCACATGGAATAATCATGGTCTGTAAATCAATCAGGCATTTACCAGACATTCAATCAGACCTGTCACTAAAATATCAATACCTCTGTTCATTTCAAATGTAACAATTAACCATTCATCAGTGGATGTACATAGTACCAAAGCCCTTGCTGTCAACATCTATCTGAAAAAATAACACAAGTGTCATGCAAATAGATAATTAGTACACAAGAACAAATGAATTATATACCATCCATCAGAATAAGTTGGTATCTTTCACTACAAATGCCAGCCACCTTAGAATTTATCATCAATGAGTGCTTTAATCATAAAAATAACAGCATAAATGGATTCCTTGCCCTCAAATTAGCCAATAAAAGAGGTATTAATAAGGTATTTGGAGCTTTTGATGAAAATTCTATTTTATCAAGATGGTCACCTCCGCCAATTTGGATTTTCCGCTCTCCTGAAGTGTGCCCAGGTTTCCCAGACAGGCATGGGAGCTTATTTTGATGCAGATACATAAAAGTTCCAAAATCAACCGTCAAACTTTACTTGCCAGAGGTTGGTCATGGAACTTGAGTTTTTAACCCTTCTAGGAGAGAGAAAGCCCATTTTAACTCTCACTCTGCCCGGAAATAGAACCCAAAATCTCTATTCAACTGAGAAATTTCAGTTGCGAGCCGAATGCCTAGTGCCCCCCCCAAATTATTTTCTAGATCTGCCACTGCCTCATATTGACTATTATGAAAGAAAATCAATTTGAATTGATTATATGTATTTGGAGTTGCTTCATCATATTGCATTTTTCTGTCTTGCCTGGGAGTTAACATACAATACTAAGAAAAGCTTTTAAAAATCATACTTTTCTGACTCAAACATGTCATATGTTATCAGTCTGATTATACAGATAAGATGGCAAGATGCCAAGTTGAACTACCCTTAATGTAGCAACACAGACTTCAACTTGAATGCCTTGTTGTATTAATACTTTACATGTATTAACTTTACACACAAATCATCATGAGGCACTTGGGCTTCACAATGTCTTAAATAAAATTATTGAAATGATCAAAACGACGGTATGCAAATGAAACTGACATGTGGCAGTCACTAATATTGTGTGTATAATGTTGATTAGAAGAGCTGTAAATAATACTGAATCAAAGGTAGACAGTCAAAGTCGCAGCCGCCGCACCTGCACAAAACATTTGCATAGTACACCTGCACCTGCCCCATACTGCGCACGCCAGAAGGACTTGCGGGCGCAGGCTAGCCCATGATAACCTctaacacactcacatacacagtCATTGGACAGATTCATCATAATAGGAATTTTCACACTGTACATCATAATTTTGAAGATAGTCGtggatgaaggagaaggtgggCCGACTCTCAGAATCAATTTTCCAGCACTTTAAGATAAGCTCATAAAGTGAGCATGGACACCCCTCAGGTTGGGGCATTCGGTATCCTGAATTGATGGCCTCAAGTACCTGCTGGTTGGTGTATcctggggaggagaaagagaaggaggaggagttgaagacaATGGGCATGTATTGGGTTTTGTTATCTGTCTACAAATCATTAACGATCTGAAACTGTTGTTTATAGAGCCTCAGTTGATGTGTAAATGGTAATGTATAAGAACAATATATGATACTGTTAAGATTATGTGATTTAACCCATATAGCCCCGCTGTTGGCTATAGCCGACACCGCATTTGTACAACAAGGG
Coding sequences within:
- the LOC127008271 gene encoding zinc finger protein 93-like, whose amino-acid sequence is MEKVKQFMCDECGEILTSSSRHIQHSLSHRGVTVFCCEQCEEVFLSESQLDQHLKQHTVTKRFKCELCPKHFIKRVDLRAHTLMHYGLKEYKCEDCGKEFTSRTCFRQHRKVHSDYREYECEQCGMQFKYRSNLMRHKKRKGHLVRHKCQKCGKIFNQKIFLIHHLKRSHNTAPKQIIKKNTVKTNTAMVQVHKGSHEMAIVKKKNDITDHKASHEVPAVKKKSNITDPKGNQEVPTVMKKNDIKRETDEGSEVLNRKQKTTKFRCQECNKTFTAKNSLIAHTKVHSNVREYECVKCGIQYKWRSNLNRHLKTRAHLKIRHSCAKCGKEFERKSHLTHHLNTRHLGTKKYR